In bacterium HR17, the following are encoded in one genomic region:
- the gmuF gene encoding putative mannose-6-phosphate isomerase GmuF yields the protein MQCEKWRKSYEPLLPLYKPPASLGKYDPYPAFPVGASCFQVGYDALARALAQQRFVLLDGEVGVFWNILREQLQVAFQRLGISVRWHNVAEALKPAAEIERLLAPFIGNDDPVFGRLYDGRLADFFDVAKLATFRPDPSSMLTIVYGCGAALVPYDGYLVFVEVPKNEVQARARAGQVANLGATAPTSFRALYKRLYFVDWVVLRKHKKVLLNRIALFVDAQRPETPVFVDGQIWRQALKAMSQCVFRTRPWFLPGPWGGQWLKRHLPFDTTNVSNYAWSYELIAPENGVLLESDGILLECAFDWLMFCAADNLLGEGTEVFGDFFPIRFDYLDTYDGGPLSIQCHPRLPYIRQQFGERWTQDEAYYIVDSQPDACVYLGLQASVDLIEFKRALERSERENVPVAVEQFVQKLPAKRHDFFLIPSGTVHAAGKGNLVLEISATPYLYTFKLYDWLRPDLDGGFRPLHLDHAFANIIATRKGERVREELVCRPQKVCQGDGWQLEHLPTHPEHFYDVFRLTFIGDVMLPTAPSCLVGNLVEGQSVVLETERGFRFRVNYAETFVIPAAAQPCRVHNESDRPAKIVWAQLKPMQHLAAWR from the coding sequence GTGCAATGCGAGAAGTGGCGCAAAAGTTACGAACCGCTATTACCGCTGTATAAACCGCCGGCATCGTTGGGTAAATACGACCCATATCCCGCTTTTCCTGTCGGGGCAAGTTGCTTTCAAGTTGGCTACGATGCATTAGCCCGTGCCCTTGCTCAGCAGCGGTTCGTGCTATTGGATGGCGAAGTTGGCGTCTTCTGGAACATTTTGAGAGAGCAGTTGCAAGTTGCCTTCCAACGCTTGGGAATTTCTGTCCGTTGGCACAATGTGGCGGAGGCGTTGAAACCAGCAGCGGAAATAGAGCGACTACTTGCTCCCTTCATCGGCAACGATGACCCTGTGTTCGGGCGACTCTATGATGGGAGGTTGGCGGACTTTTTTGATGTGGCGAAATTGGCTACCTTCCGCCCCGACCCGTCATCGATGCTGACCATCGTTTACGGTTGTGGAGCAGCGTTAGTGCCTTACGACGGATATCTCGTTTTCGTGGAAGTGCCCAAAAACGAAGTGCAAGCACGCGCCCGGGCAGGGCAAGTTGCTAACTTGGGCGCTACCGCACCCACATCGTTTCGGGCACTGTATAAGCGGCTTTATTTTGTGGATTGGGTGGTGTTGCGAAAGCACAAAAAAGTTTTGCTAAACCGCATTGCTCTGTTCGTTGACGCTCAGCGCCCCGAGACCCCTGTTTTCGTGGACGGGCAAATATGGCGACAAGCATTGAAAGCGATGAGCCAATGTGTGTTTCGCACTCGCCCTTGGTTTCTGCCAGGACCTTGGGGTGGACAATGGCTCAAACGCCATCTTCCTTTTGACACCACCAATGTGTCCAACTACGCATGGTCGTATGAACTCATCGCTCCAGAAAATGGTGTGCTGCTGGAGAGTGACGGCATTTTGCTGGAATGTGCTTTTGACTGGCTCATGTTTTGCGCTGCTGACAATCTTTTGGGTGAAGGCACAGAAGTGTTCGGCGATTTCTTTCCTATCCGCTTTGACTACTTGGACACTTATGACGGCGGTCCCTTGTCTATTCAGTGTCATCCCCGCCTGCCTTACATCCGACAGCAATTTGGCGAACGATGGACGCAGGACGAAGCCTACTACATCGTGGACAGTCAACCTGATGCGTGCGTTTATTTGGGGCTGCAGGCATCGGTGGACTTGATTGAATTTAAGCGAGCACTGGAGCGGAGCGAACGAGAAAATGTGCCTGTCGCTGTTGAGCAGTTTGTGCAGAAATTGCCTGCCAAGCGCCACGACTTTTTCCTCATCCCCAGCGGCACTGTTCATGCAGCGGGCAAAGGGAATTTGGTGCTGGAAATTAGTGCCACGCCTTACCTTTACACCTTCAAACTTTACGATTGGTTGCGTCCCGATTTGGACGGTGGTTTCCGACCGCTTCATCTTGACCATGCATTCGCCAACATCATCGCTACACGCAAAGGTGAACGAGTGCGAGAGGAACTTGTTTGTCGCCCGCAAAAGGTGTGCCAGGGTGATGGATGGCAATTAGAGCATTTGCCGACACACCCTGAGCACTTTTACGATGTCTTTCGGCTCACCTTCATCGGCGATGTCATGTTGCCCACAGCGCCATCTTGTTTGGTGGGTAACTTGGTGGAAGGGCAATCAGTTGTGTTGGAAACAGAGAGAGGTTTTCGCTTTCGGGTGAACTACGCTGAAACTTTCGTCATTCCTGCTGCTGCTCAACCGTGTCGGGTGCACAATGAAAGCGACCGACCAGCCAAAATTGTTTGGGCACAACTCAAACCCATGCAACATCTTGCAGCGTGGAGGTGA
- the murK gene encoding N-acetylmuramic acid/N-acetylglucosamine kinase → MRIVLGVDGGGTNTRVALVAETGEVLGIGLAGSSNYDDVGVKVAQRNIGLAVRQAWQHARQKRRPADAAFLGMAGVVSDQDRQTIRTIAEHLQLAPLERIGVDHDIRIALAGGLAGQEGIALIVGTGSSCYGRTADGRSWRAGGWGHLLDDYGSGYYLGLQAMVAAVRAADGRGQATALLPLVMRELKLNDINELMRRLYYENMSRSEIASLGPKVLEVIAEGDEVAEAILKKGIDELVLMVETVAKQLGFLSHPFRLTWAGGIAQSPIFQRYFRPAVQQRLPNCELIEPQLPPVLGAALLALEMLNVPITPDLIATMKRTSRLPSVQPNAE, encoded by the coding sequence GTGCGTATTGTCCTCGGTGTTGATGGTGGTGGGACAAACACACGCGTCGCCCTCGTCGCTGAAACAGGTGAAGTGTTGGGCATTGGGTTGGCTGGTTCGTCCAACTACGACGATGTAGGAGTGAAAGTGGCACAACGCAATATTGGATTAGCGGTGCGACAAGCGTGGCAACATGCTCGCCAAAAGCGTCGTCCCGCTGACGCTGCATTTTTGGGCATGGCGGGCGTCGTCTCTGATCAAGACCGCCAAACAATTCGCACCATCGCTGAACATTTGCAGTTGGCACCGCTAGAGCGTATTGGCGTTGACCACGACATTCGCATCGCTTTAGCAGGTGGCTTAGCGGGGCAGGAAGGTATCGCCCTCATTGTGGGAACAGGTTCATCGTGTTACGGGCGCACCGCTGATGGACGATCGTGGCGAGCAGGTGGTTGGGGGCATTTGTTGGACGATTACGGCAGCGGTTATTATTTGGGATTGCAAGCAATGGTAGCAGCCGTCCGCGCTGCTGACGGGCGAGGGCAAGCAACGGCGCTCCTGCCACTCGTTATGCGGGAGTTGAAGTTGAACGACATTAACGAACTGATGCGTCGCCTTTACTACGAAAACATGTCCCGTTCGGAAATCGCCTCGCTCGGTCCGAAAGTGTTAGAGGTCATCGCAGAAGGTGACGAGGTTGCAGAAGCCATTTTGAAAAAAGGCATTGACGAATTGGTGCTAATGGTGGAGACGGTCGCCAAGCAGTTGGGATTTTTATCTCACCCGTTCCGCCTGACTTGGGCAGGAGGTATCGCACAATCGCCCATCTTTCAACGCTACTTTCGTCCCGCAGTTCAACAACGCCTACCGAACTGTGAACTTATTGAACCGCAATTGCCACCCGTTTTAGGTGCAGCGCTGTTGGCGTTAGAAATGCTGAATGTGCCCATCACACCCGATCTCATTGCTACGATGAAGCGGACAAGTAGATTGCCGTCCGTTCAACCAAACGCCGAATGA